Proteins encoded in a region of the Mycobacterium branderi genome:
- a CDS encoding alpha/beta fold hydrolase has product MSYRALDVTRDLALVLPRALSGIAASTRWSPASPCGIRQLGDVVMDELVLAGFSLLPVDLAVRPLDACAAAAEQLSALGTDGAHADPHALRVRSIRRRRLGMLAYEQVTYEHDPALPSTLEAAGLGGPATAVMHLCRHRDGPRPWLVWVHGAGQGRPDDLLVSRAGRLQRRLGFNVAVPVQPGHGSRRGQWPPYPDMDPLTNVAGMTRAVSEVRAVVRWVQPQATAVVVSGVSMGSAVAALVSHFEKRVDAAALYTPILGLNAMIARHLARWGASRNGVRQLLESPVVSALTSVIDPLTVEPAPPPHRRLIVGAWHDRMAMREPALALQERWGGQFYWYDGSHVGHVFSRRVQAVSERFLREVVKELGIERSGT; this is encoded by the coding sequence ATGTCCTACCGCGCACTCGACGTCACCCGCGACCTGGCCCTCGTGCTGCCGCGCGCGCTCTCCGGCATCGCCGCATCCACGAGATGGTCCCCGGCCTCGCCTTGCGGTATCCGCCAGCTCGGCGACGTGGTGATGGACGAGCTTGTGCTGGCGGGCTTTTCGCTGTTGCCGGTCGATTTGGCGGTGCGGCCGCTCGACGCTTGCGCCGCAGCGGCCGAGCAGCTGTCCGCGCTGGGAACCGACGGTGCGCACGCCGACCCGCACGCGTTGCGGGTGCGGTCAATTCGGCGTCGTCGCCTCGGGATGCTCGCCTACGAGCAGGTGACCTACGAACACGACCCCGCGTTGCCGAGCACGCTGGAGGCGGCGGGCTTGGGTGGCCCCGCGACCGCGGTGATGCACCTGTGCCGGCACCGCGACGGGCCGCGGCCGTGGTTGGTGTGGGTGCACGGCGCCGGGCAAGGCCGACCCGACGACCTGTTGGTGTCGCGGGCCGGCCGGCTGCAGCGACGGCTTGGCTTCAACGTCGCGGTCCCGGTGCAGCCGGGCCACGGCAGCCGGCGCGGCCAGTGGCCGCCGTATCCGGACATGGATCCACTGACCAACGTCGCCGGCATGACGCGCGCCGTGTCGGAGGTTCGGGCCGTCGTGCGATGGGTGCAGCCGCAGGCGACAGCGGTTGTGGTATCCGGGGTTTCGATGGGCAGTGCGGTGGCAGCACTGGTCTCGCACTTCGAGAAGCGGGTCGACGCGGCTGCGCTGTACACGCCGATCCTGGGCCTCAACGCGATGATCGCGCGGCACCTGGCACGCTGGGGCGCGTCGCGTAACGGCGTCCGGCAACTCCTGGAGTCACCGGTGGTGTCGGCGCTGACGTCGGTGATCGACCCGCTGACCGTCGAACCTGCGCCGCCGCCGCATCGCCGGCTCATCGTCGGGGCGTGGCATGACCGGATGGCGATGCGCGAGCCGGCGCTGGCCTTGCAGGAGCGGTGGGGCGGCCAGTTCTATTGGTACGACGGCAGTCACGTCGGCCACGTCTTCTCCCGCCGCGTGCAGGCGGTTTCGGAGCGATTTTTGCGCGAAGTGGTGAAGGAGTTGGGCATTGAGCGATCGGGTACTTGA
- a CDS encoding TIGR03857 family LLM class F420-dependent oxidoreductase, with protein sequence MSDRVLDELGYYLLAGAGGDGPATLMDEARRGEELGFGTAFISERWNVKEASSLVGAACAVTSRMQIATAATNHNTRHPLITASWATTMHRLSGGRFTLGIGRGIGAIYSAFGIPPVTTAQMEDWAQVMRRLWHGEVIFNHDGPMGKYPVLSLDPDFDEDIRLALVAFGPKSLALGGRMFDDVILHTYFTPETLQRCVKTVKGAAEMAGRDPSNVRVWSCFATVGDHLPEELRLKKTVARLATYLQGYGDLMVQTNSWDPAVLRRFREDPVVTSIAGGIDHKATPEQIEHIATLIPDEWLEPSATGSAQQCVDRIRKEFDYGADAVIMHGATPDELEPILAAYRAVRP encoded by the coding sequence TTGAGCGATCGGGTACTTGACGAGCTGGGCTACTACTTGCTGGCCGGCGCCGGCGGTGACGGGCCGGCGACGTTGATGGACGAGGCGCGCCGCGGCGAAGAGCTGGGCTTCGGCACCGCGTTCATCTCCGAACGCTGGAATGTCAAGGAGGCGTCGTCTCTGGTCGGCGCGGCGTGCGCGGTCACCAGCCGCATGCAAATCGCCACGGCCGCAACCAATCACAACACCCGCCATCCGCTGATCACCGCGTCGTGGGCAACGACCATGCATCGACTGTCCGGCGGGCGGTTCACGCTGGGCATCGGCCGCGGGATCGGCGCTATCTACAGCGCATTCGGCATCCCGCCGGTGACGACCGCGCAGATGGAAGACTGGGCTCAGGTCATGCGTCGGCTGTGGCACGGCGAGGTGATCTTCAACCACGACGGCCCGATGGGCAAGTACCCGGTGCTGTCCCTCGACCCCGATTTCGACGAGGACATCCGGCTGGCGTTGGTGGCGTTCGGACCGAAGTCGCTCGCCCTGGGCGGCCGGATGTTCGACGACGTCATCCTGCACACCTATTTCACGCCCGAAACGTTGCAGCGCTGCGTCAAAACCGTCAAAGGCGCGGCGGAAATGGCGGGCCGCGACCCGTCGAACGTGCGGGTGTGGTCGTGTTTCGCAACGGTGGGTGACCACCTTCCCGAGGAGCTCCGGCTCAAGAAGACGGTCGCGCGATTGGCGACCTACCTGCAGGGCTACGGCGATCTGATGGTGCAGACCAACAGCTGGGATCCCGCTGTGCTGCGACGCTTCCGGGAAGATCCGGTGGTGACCTCGATTGCCGGTGGCATCGACCACAAGGCCACGCCCGAGCAGATCGAGCACATCGCGACGTTGATTCCCGACGAGTGGCTGGAGCCGTCAGCCACCGGATCGGCGCAGCAATGTGTCGACCGCATCCGCAAGGAGTTCGACTACGGCGCCGACGCGGTGATCATGCACGGCGCCACGCCCGACGAACTCGAACCGATCCTCGCCGCATACCGCGCCGTGCGACCATGA
- a CDS encoding LLM class F420-dependent oxidoreductase: protein MKYTLEYPSELPDAVDDFLRPDVIRDVAVHAESAGFSAVALSEHPAPSVKWRRNGGHNTLDPIAALSFMAAVTSNVKLMTNLYVLPFRNPYLSAKALGSLDVVSGGRLIAGVGAGYLRSEFSAVGVDFDRRAELLDETLGALRSIWTDPETPVSGGGFDAVGPVWLQPPAQRPHPPIWIGGNGKAALRRVVDYGSGWMPLITSAGMASVIRTAAIEDAAQFGAVLDELRGRLADAGRDPMSVDVQVVCPHIDLDDAASLRQALDVLDELAGYGANWAVAHVDGSSPQAALDFITFFGEAVIKKP, encoded by the coding sequence ATGAAGTACACGCTGGAATACCCCAGCGAACTTCCCGATGCTGTCGATGATTTCCTGCGACCGGACGTGATTCGCGACGTCGCAGTACATGCCGAGTCTGCAGGATTTTCGGCGGTGGCGCTCAGCGAACACCCGGCGCCGTCGGTCAAGTGGCGCCGCAACGGCGGACACAACACGCTGGACCCGATCGCGGCGTTGAGCTTCATGGCCGCGGTGACGAGCAACGTCAAGCTGATGACCAACCTGTACGTGCTGCCGTTTCGCAACCCGTATCTGTCGGCGAAGGCGCTGGGCAGCCTCGACGTGGTCTCCGGCGGCCGGTTGATCGCCGGCGTCGGTGCCGGCTACCTGCGCTCGGAGTTCTCCGCGGTGGGCGTCGACTTCGACCGGCGCGCCGAGCTGCTCGACGAAACACTCGGCGCGCTGCGGTCGATCTGGACCGATCCCGAAACTCCGGTCAGCGGCGGCGGTTTCGACGCGGTCGGACCGGTGTGGTTACAGCCTCCGGCGCAACGGCCGCACCCGCCGATCTGGATCGGCGGCAACGGCAAGGCCGCGTTGCGGCGCGTCGTCGACTACGGCAGCGGCTGGATGCCGCTGATCACCTCGGCGGGAATGGCGTCCGTGATCCGCACTGCGGCCATCGAGGACGCCGCCCAATTCGGTGCCGTCCTCGACGAGCTGCGCGGACGGCTGGCCGACGCCGGCCGCGATCCGATGTCGGTCGACGTCCAGGTGGTCTGTCCGCACATCGACCTCGACGACGCCGCATCGCTGCGGCAGGCGCTCGATGTGCTCGACGAGTTGGCCGGCTACGGCGCCAACTGGGCCGTCGCGCATGTCGACGGCTCCAGCCCGCAGGCCGCACTGGACTTCATCACTTTCTTCGGCGAAGCGGTCATCAAGAAGCCCTAG
- a CDS encoding cytochrome P450: protein MDDAAKLLADPMAYTDEPKLHAALAHLRANAPVSWVDVPNYRPFWAVTKHVDIMDIERENMLFTNWPRPVLVTRESDELQASVRVRTLIHMDDPQHRVVRAIGADWFRPKAMRALKIRVDELAKIYVDKMAAAGPECDFVQEVAVNYPLYVIMSLLGIPEADFPRMLKLTQELFGSDDAEFRRGTTNEDQLPALLDMFQYFNGVTASRREHPTEDLASAIANARVDGEPLSDIDTVSYYLIVATAGHDTTSATISGGLHALIENPDQHQRLGDDLGLMPLATEEMIRWVTPVKEFMRTAAEDTTVRGVPIAAGESVLLSYVSANRDEDVFADPFRFDVGRDPNKHLAFGYGVHFCLGAALARMEVNSFFTELLPRLKSIELTGDPQFIATTFVGGLKHLPVRYSFR from the coding sequence ATGGACGACGCCGCCAAGCTGCTGGCCGATCCGATGGCCTACACGGACGAGCCGAAACTGCATGCGGCGCTGGCCCATTTGCGCGCCAACGCTCCGGTGTCGTGGGTTGACGTGCCTAACTATCGGCCGTTCTGGGCGGTCACCAAGCACGTCGACATCATGGACATCGAACGCGAGAACATGCTGTTCACCAACTGGCCGCGTCCGGTGCTGGTGACCAGGGAATCCGACGAATTGCAGGCCTCCGTCAGGGTGCGCACGCTGATTCACATGGATGACCCGCAGCACCGGGTGGTACGGGCGATCGGCGCGGATTGGTTTCGTCCGAAGGCGATGCGGGCCTTGAAGATTCGCGTCGACGAGCTGGCCAAGATCTACGTCGACAAGATGGCGGCCGCCGGGCCGGAATGCGATTTCGTGCAGGAGGTCGCGGTCAATTACCCGCTCTACGTGATCATGTCGCTGCTGGGTATCCCGGAGGCGGACTTTCCGCGGATGCTCAAACTCACCCAGGAGTTATTCGGCAGCGACGATGCCGAATTCAGGCGCGGCACCACCAACGAAGACCAACTGCCCGCACTGCTGGATATGTTTCAGTACTTCAACGGCGTGACCGCGTCGCGGCGCGAACACCCGACCGAGGACCTGGCATCCGCGATCGCCAACGCCCGTGTCGACGGTGAGCCGCTGTCGGACATCGACACGGTGTCCTACTACCTGATCGTCGCCACCGCCGGCCACGACACCACCAGCGCGACGATCTCCGGCGGCCTGCACGCGCTGATCGAAAATCCGGACCAACACCAGCGGCTGGGCGACGATCTCGGGTTGATGCCCTTGGCCACCGAGGAGATGATCCGCTGGGTCACCCCGGTCAAGGAGTTCATGCGGACCGCCGCCGAGGACACCACGGTGCGCGGTGTGCCGATCGCCGCGGGGGAGTCGGTGCTGCTGTCGTATGTGTCGGCCAACCGCGACGAGGACGTCTTCGCCGACCCGTTCCGCTTCGACGTCGGCCGCGACCCCAACAAGCACCTGGCCTTCGGCTACGGCGTGCACTTCTGTCTGGGCGCGGCACTGGCTCGTATGGAAGTCAACAGCTTCTTTACCGAGCTGCTGCCGCGACTGAAATCCATCGAGCTCACCGGGGATCCGCAATTCATTGCCACCACCTTTGTGGGTGGGCTCAAGCACCTGCCGGTGCGCTACTCATTCCGATAG
- a CDS encoding NAD-dependent epimerase/dehydratase family protein has protein sequence MESHTRRRALVMGASGFVGSHVTRQLVERGDDVRVLLRRTSSTRGIDDLDVERHYGDIFDEPAVRGAIADRDVVYYCVVDARASLRDSTPLFATNVEGLRRVLDIAAGANLHRFVFLSTIGTVAVGSANNPADEDTPFNWHGKGGPYIESRLQAEQLVLQYARERGLPAVAMCVSNTYGPRDWQPTPHGSLVARAAMGKMPLYVRGVAAEVVGIEDAAAALLLAGEHGRIGERYIVSESFMTMRETLETAANAVGAAPPRIGVPLSLVSLLGYATSVGGKLLHRDFPVNATTVRLMRLTSPLDHSKAVRELGWQPRPTADAIRRAAKFYVERT, from the coding sequence ATGGAAAGTCATACCCGGCGCCGAGCGCTCGTCATGGGCGCGAGCGGCTTCGTGGGTTCACACGTCACCCGCCAGCTCGTCGAGCGCGGCGATGACGTGCGGGTGCTGCTGCGGCGAACCAGCTCGACGCGGGGAATCGACGACCTGGATGTCGAGCGTCACTACGGCGACATCTTCGACGAGCCGGCGGTGCGCGGTGCGATCGCCGACCGCGACGTCGTGTACTACTGCGTCGTCGACGCCCGTGCGTCGCTGCGTGATTCGACTCCGCTGTTCGCCACCAATGTGGAGGGGCTTCGTCGCGTCCTCGACATTGCGGCCGGGGCGAACCTGCACCGCTTCGTGTTCCTGAGCACGATTGGCACCGTCGCGGTCGGCTCCGCGAACAACCCCGCCGACGAGGACACGCCGTTCAACTGGCACGGCAAGGGCGGCCCCTATATCGAGTCTCGCCTGCAGGCCGAGCAGCTGGTTTTGCAGTACGCGCGAGAACGCGGCCTGCCAGCGGTGGCGATGTGCGTCTCCAACACCTACGGTCCGCGAGATTGGCAGCCAACACCGCACGGTTCGCTCGTGGCGCGGGCCGCGATGGGGAAGATGCCGTTGTATGTCAGGGGTGTGGCAGCCGAAGTGGTCGGCATCGAAGATGCGGCCGCGGCATTGCTGTTGGCCGGGGAGCACGGCCGCATCGGCGAACGCTACATCGTCTCCGAAAGCTTCATGACCATGCGCGAAACCCTCGAGACCGCCGCCAACGCCGTCGGCGCCGCTCCGCCGCGCATCGGTGTCCCGTTGTCGCTGGTTTCGCTTCTCGGTTATGCGACCAGCGTGGGCGGCAAGCTGCTACACCGCGATTTCCCGGTGAACGCCACCACCGTGCGATTGATGCGGCTGACCTCGCCCCTGGATCACAGCAAGGCCGTCCGCGAGCTGGGCTGGCAGCCTCGTCCGACGGCCGACGCGATACGGCGCGCGGCCAAGTTCTACGTCGAGCGCACCTAG
- a CDS encoding SDR family oxidoreductase, with protein MSKYLKDKVIIVTGAGSGFGKLISEKCAAGGAKVVGVDVNGESLTEVFDGIRAAGFVGASHVADVTDMAQLKAAAETAVDTYGAIDVIVNNAGVMPLAFFADHERAWEKWHKAIDINIKGVINGISAVYDTMIEQGRGHVVNISSIYGNAGTEGSGVYSATKAAVDALSESLRVEAQGKIKVTNVKPTGVLGTNLASWVVNEAAVIGIVGQKAAQFLENVANLTNGALSPEQTDIDSMQYWLITPDDLANAVVHVIDQPWGINISDVTVRASGENYVY; from the coding sequence ATGTCGAAGTACCTCAAGGACAAGGTCATTATCGTCACCGGAGCCGGAAGTGGCTTCGGGAAGCTGATCTCCGAAAAGTGCGCCGCCGGCGGAGCGAAGGTCGTCGGCGTCGATGTCAACGGTGAGAGCCTGACCGAGGTTTTCGACGGGATCCGGGCCGCTGGTTTCGTAGGCGCGTCCCACGTCGCCGACGTCACCGACATGGCCCAGCTCAAAGCGGCGGCCGAAACCGCCGTCGACACCTACGGCGCGATCGACGTCATCGTAAACAACGCAGGCGTGATGCCGCTGGCCTTCTTTGCTGACCACGAACGCGCATGGGAGAAGTGGCACAAGGCAATTGACATCAACATCAAGGGCGTGATCAACGGCATCTCGGCCGTGTACGACACGATGATCGAGCAGGGCCGAGGTCACGTCGTCAACATCTCGTCGATCTACGGCAACGCCGGGACCGAAGGCTCCGGCGTCTACAGCGCGACCAAGGCGGCCGTGGATGCGCTGTCGGAGTCGTTGCGTGTCGAGGCCCAGGGCAAGATCAAGGTGACGAACGTCAAGCCGACCGGTGTGCTGGGAACCAATCTCGCCAGCTGGGTCGTCAACGAAGCGGCGGTGATCGGCATTGTCGGACAGAAGGCCGCCCAATTCCTGGAGAACGTCGCCAATTTGACGAACGGAGCACTTTCGCCGGAGCAGACGGATATCGACTCGATGCAGTACTGGCTGATCACTCCGGACGACCTGGCGAACGCCGTCGTGCATGTCATCGACCAGCCGTGGGGGATCAACATCAGTGACGTCACGGTGCGGGCCAGCGGCGAGAACTACGTCTACTGA
- a CDS encoding acyl-CoA carboxylase subunit beta yields the protein MTKPPDWEDTLDDLDRRRQYSRGMGGPERLAKHRGKGKLDARARLERLLDPGTFRELGTLVGGEAAADAIIVGSGLVNGSPVMVGAEDFTTLAGSIGPGGNSKRYRIAELALRDKIPLVMLLEGAGFRPTGGHYGRSPTDLLAQTQCSGRVPTVAAVLGPSAGHGALVAPVCDFRIMSNQGAIFTAGPPVVKESTGEDISKEDLGGPDVALPSGVIHNVAEDDEAVLDAVRRYLSYFPSSAWSYPPSLPDDETTGPRLTPELLDIVSRDNRRVYDMRAVLDVVFDRPDWFEVQPQFGRAIICALAHLGGHPVAVVANQPQVLAGSIDADAADKAAHFIMVADSFHLPIVFLADNPGMLPGSRSERSGVLRAGARMFAAQTAATTLKLHLTLRKAYGFGSMVMSLLGFDSQVATFAYPGATMGAMSAAALSRASHAGEDLSARLRNAELQASYRSAEHMGFDELIDPRETRDALLAALQRGLHSRQAIAEPVSRTVILP from the coding sequence ATGACGAAGCCGCCCGACTGGGAAGACACGCTCGACGATCTCGATCGCCGTCGTCAGTACTCGCGGGGCATGGGCGGGCCGGAGCGGCTCGCCAAGCACCGTGGCAAAGGCAAGCTCGACGCGCGGGCACGGTTGGAGCGCCTGCTGGACCCGGGCACGTTTCGCGAATTGGGCACGCTGGTCGGCGGTGAGGCGGCCGCGGACGCGATCATCGTGGGCTCAGGCTTGGTCAACGGCTCACCGGTGATGGTGGGCGCCGAGGATTTCACTACGTTGGCGGGCAGCATCGGGCCCGGCGGTAACTCCAAGCGGTACCGCATCGCCGAATTGGCGCTGCGGGACAAGATTCCGTTGGTGATGCTGCTGGAGGGCGCCGGCTTCCGCCCGACCGGTGGGCATTACGGGCGCAGCCCCACCGACCTGCTCGCCCAGACGCAGTGCTCGGGGCGGGTCCCTACCGTCGCCGCGGTCCTGGGGCCGTCGGCCGGCCACGGCGCGCTGGTGGCCCCGGTGTGCGATTTCCGGATCATGAGCAACCAGGGTGCCATCTTCACCGCCGGCCCGCCCGTGGTGAAAGAGTCAACGGGAGAAGACATTTCGAAGGAGGACCTGGGCGGCCCGGACGTCGCGTTGCCCAGCGGGGTGATCCACAACGTCGCCGAGGACGACGAAGCGGTGCTCGACGCCGTCCGGCGGTATCTGTCGTATTTCCCGTCCAGTGCGTGGTCGTATCCGCCGTCGCTGCCCGACGACGAAACCACCGGACCGCGGCTCACACCCGAGCTGCTCGACATCGTCTCGCGCGACAACCGCCGCGTCTACGACATGCGAGCGGTGCTCGACGTGGTGTTCGACCGGCCCGACTGGTTCGAGGTGCAGCCGCAGTTCGGCCGGGCGATCATCTGCGCTTTGGCGCATCTCGGTGGCCATCCGGTGGCGGTGGTGGCCAACCAGCCTCAGGTGCTGGCCGGTTCGATCGACGCCGACGCCGCCGACAAGGCAGCGCATTTCATCATGGTGGCCGACTCGTTCCATCTGCCGATCGTCTTCCTCGCCGACAATCCCGGGATGCTGCCGGGCAGCCGGTCGGAACGTTCCGGAGTACTGCGCGCCGGTGCACGAATGTTCGCCGCCCAGACGGCGGCCACCACTTTGAAACTGCATCTGACGTTACGCAAGGCCTACGGGTTCGGGTCGATGGTGATGTCGCTGCTCGGATTCGACTCGCAGGTAGCCACATTTGCCTATCCCGGCGCGACGATGGGCGCGATGAGCGCCGCCGCGTTGAGCCGGGCGTCGCACGCCGGCGAAGACCTGTCGGCCCGATTGCGCAACGCCGAGTTGCAGGCGTCGTATCGCTCGGCCGAGCACATGGGTTTCGACGAGCTCATCGACCCCCGCGAGACCCGCGACGCGCTGCTCGCCGCGCTGCAGCGCGGCCTGCACAGCCGCCAAGCGATCGCCGAGCCGGTGTCGCGGACGGTCATCCTGCCGTAG
- a CDS encoding LLM class F420-dependent oxidoreductase: protein MKVDGGLFSDLARVPELARTLEGQGYDGCWTGEINHDPFLPLLLAAEHTSRLELGTSIAVAFARNPMTVANLGWDLQTYSQGRFILGLGTQIKPHIEKRFSMPWSHPVRRMREFVLALHAIWSAWQDGTPLRFEGEFYTHKLMTPMFTPEPQPYPAPKVFIAAVGEAMTEMCGEVADGLLAHAFTTTRYLHEVTMPALRRGMQRSGCDRADFEVACPVFVATDEDTARIRKQIAFYGSTPAYRKVLELHGWGDVATELHQLSLQGKWDAMGSLIDDEMLGVFAVVAPVEKLAAALRSRCDGVIDRVMPSLPHSLPETTVTAVLKELRQ, encoded by the coding sequence ATGAAGGTCGACGGTGGCCTGTTCAGCGACCTCGCTCGGGTGCCGGAGTTGGCGCGCACTCTCGAGGGACAGGGCTACGACGGCTGCTGGACCGGGGAGATCAACCACGACCCGTTCCTGCCGCTGCTGCTGGCCGCCGAACACACGTCGCGACTGGAACTGGGCACCAGCATTGCGGTGGCGTTCGCGCGCAACCCGATGACCGTCGCCAACCTCGGCTGGGACCTGCAGACCTACTCGCAGGGCCGCTTCATCCTCGGGCTCGGTACACAGATCAAGCCGCACATCGAAAAACGCTTCAGCATGCCGTGGAGTCACCCGGTGCGGCGGATGCGCGAATTCGTGCTGGCGCTGCACGCGATCTGGTCGGCCTGGCAGGACGGCACCCCGCTGCGCTTCGAGGGCGAGTTCTACACCCATAAGCTGATGACGCCGATGTTCACCCCCGAGCCGCAGCCCTACCCGGCGCCGAAGGTATTCATCGCCGCGGTGGGCGAGGCGATGACCGAGATGTGCGGCGAAGTCGCCGACGGCCTACTGGCCCATGCCTTTACGACCACACGCTACCTACACGAGGTGACAATGCCGGCGCTGCGACGCGGCATGCAGCGCTCCGGCTGTGACCGGGCCGACTTCGAGGTGGCGTGCCCGGTTTTCGTGGCGACCGATGAAGACACCGCCAGAATCCGCAAGCAGATCGCCTTCTACGGGTCGACGCCCGCCTACCGCAAAGTCCTCGAGCTGCACGGCTGGGGTGATGTAGCGACCGAGCTGCATCAGCTTTCGCTGCAAGGCAAGTGGGATGCGATGGGTTCGCTGATCGACGACGAGATGCTCGGCGTGTTCGCCGTCGTCGCACCAGTCGAAAAGCTGGCCGCCGCGCTGCGCAGTAGGTGCGACGGCGTGATCGACAGGGTGATGCCGTCTCTTCCGCACAGCCTCCCCGAGACAACCGTTACTGCCGTATTGAAGGAGTTGCGACAGTGA